GTTGGAAAGACCCTTCTGGCGTCCAGCCAAGTAAGCGGTGAATTGTACAAGCTGGAAGCCCTGTTGATTCACTCATTCGCTTCGCTGCTCTTCCTGTTGGAGCCGTTAATAATATCGGAAATGGATTATCATCACTGTATTCATTCGGATTTAACGATAGCCCGTGAAGTGACGCATACATTTCAACAATTCCTTTAATAACTGTTGTTTTCCCTGTTCCTGGTCCACCTGTTAATAACATCATCGGTTTATGAAGCGCCGTTTGAATTGCTTCTTGCTGAAATGGTGCATACTGCACATTCAGTTGTTCTTCAATTTCACCTAACGTCTTTAACACTTCTGCTTCAGGAAATGAAGGTGTTTCCTCTTGATTCATAAGCCTACGAATAGACTTTACAACACCTTTTTCAGAGTAGAATAACGATGCTAAATATATCCGTTCTTCTTCTATGATGACCTTCCCTTCACTTTGCATCATTTCAATGCAACTTGTAATGTCTTCCTCTGTCACTCTTCCTTCTTGATTATTTAAAAGTGACATCGTTTCTCTTACAAGTTGATCTTTTCCCATATAAACATGGCCAAGCTGCAATGATACATTTTCTAACGTATAAAAACATCCCGCACGTACACGATCATCATGATTACCCGATATCCCTAACGCACGTCCTATATCATCCGCTCTTCCAAATCCAATGCCATCCACTTCTTCAATAAGCTGATATGGATTATTACGAATTACTTCTAATGTCATCTCTTTATATTGCTGATAAATTTTAATAGAAAGCTTCGTTCCAAAACCGTAACCATTTAAAAAGCTCATTACTTTCTCTAGCCCTTGATGTTCAACAATTGTCTCATATATTTCCTGCGCTTTTTGTTTGTTAACAACACCATTTAACGCGTCAGGATCATCCATAATTTTAGAAATAGCATGTTCCCCAAGATGGTCCACAATTTTTTCAGCTGTACGCTTTCCTATCCCTTTAAATAAATCACTCGCTAAATATTGCACCATACCAGCTTTTGTTTGCGGCAATTCTTTCTTAAACGTTTCAACTAAATATTGTTTCCCATACTTCGGATGGTCTTTAAAATGGCCTGTCAATGTAAACACTTCATCTTCATGCATGCGGGGAAAATGACCGTTTATCATTACTTTTTTTTCGTCGTACGTTTCATTCGTTTCAATGACTTTCATACTGACAACGGAATAGAGGTTTTCTTCGTTGTGGAAAATGGTATGAAGAACTTGAGCTTTTATAAACTTTTTCTCTTCTTCAAACAAATCCATTGCATGTTGATTTCCCATCTTTCCTCTCCTTTCCGGTTTCGTTTCAATTTAATGAGCAGTACATCCCCCACCTCTTTAGATGAGGGATAACTACCCATTAAAACTATATTTTCATCTTATTCAGCTTCTTGCTCTAATAAACGAACTCCATTACCAGCTAAAAAGTGATCTGGCTGAATTTCAGTTGCTTTCTTAAATAAAGCAAGAGCCTTCTCGTTATTTTCTTCAAATACGTACGCAACGCCTAAATTATAATACGCATCCGCATGCTCTTCATCCATTTCTAATACCTTTTCAAAATAAGGTTTCGCTTCTTGAATATGTTCTAGTCGCGCAAAGCAAAGTCCACACTGAAACACAGCTTCTACATCATTTTCATCTAATTCTGTTGCTCTTTGTAAAAACGGCAGTGCAAGACGATCATTTCCAAGTTGCACATGCGTAATACCTAACATAAATGTTACATCCGCTGATTGTAAGCCAGCTTGCATCGCTTGTTCAAATACAGCTTTAGCTTCTGCAAATTGCTCTTGACCGTAATATACATTACCTAATCCATAATAAGCAGCCGCAGATTTATCATCTAGCTCTAATGCACGTTTATAAAATAAAATCGCTCTCTCACTGTCACCTAGTACATCTAATAAGTTTGCAAAATTAATGTATCCAAGCGCATCTTTCGGATTTTCTTCGATTGCTTCTGTGAAATTTTTAGCAGCTTCTTCCCAGTTTCCTTCTTGCATATATTGAATACCTGTTTCAAGTTTGTTTGACATGTCCTTCACCTCTACAACAAATTATAACAAAGAATGTATTTTCCAAGCGAACGAAAATTCGCTTTATGTAAAAGAAACCTCTAACCGCGAATCGGCAGAGGCTTCTCGTTTTACCCTAAATAATCCAATTTCTTACCGCTACGGTACACTTCATCAATTGTAGCACCGCCTAAGCACTCATCTCCATCATAGAAAACAACTGCTTGTCCTGGTGTAATTGCACGAATTGGCTCGTCACA
This Bacillus paramycoides DNA region includes the following protein-coding sequences:
- a CDS encoding tetratricopeptide repeat protein; this encodes MSNKLETGIQYMQEGNWEEAAKNFTEAIEENPKDALGYINFANLLDVLGDSERAILFYKRALELDDKSAAAYYGLGNVYYGQEQFAEAKAVFEQAMQAGLQSADVTFMLGITHVQLGNDRLALPFLQRATELDENDVEAVFQCGLCFARLEHIQEAKPYFEKVLEMDEEHADAYYNLGVAYVFEENNEKALALFKKATEIQPDHFLAGNGVRLLEQEAE
- the recD2 gene encoding SF1B family DNA helicase RecD2, giving the protein MGNQHAMDLFEEEKKFIKAQVLHTIFHNEENLYSVVSMKVIETNETYDEKKVMINGHFPRMHEDEVFTLTGHFKDHPKYGKQYLVETFKKELPQTKAGMVQYLASDLFKGIGKRTAEKIVDHLGEHAISKIMDDPDALNGVVNKQKAQEIYETIVEHQGLEKVMSFLNGYGFGTKLSIKIYQQYKEMTLEVIRNNPYQLIEEVDGIGFGRADDIGRALGISGNHDDRVRAGCFYTLENVSLQLGHVYMGKDQLVRETMSLLNNQEGRVTEEDITSCIEMMQSEGKVIIEEERIYLASLFYSEKGVVKSIRRLMNQEETPSFPEAEVLKTLGEIEEQLNVQYAPFQQEAIQTALHKPMMLLTGGPGTGKTTVIKGIVEMYASLHGLSLNPNEYSDDNPFPILLTAPTGRAAKRMSESTGLPACTIHRLLGWTPEGSFQRNETDPVQGKLLIIDEFSMVDIWLANQLFKSLPTSIQVIVVGDEDQLPSVGPGQVLKDLLNAGAVPTVKLTEIYRQAEGSSVIQLAHAIKNGTLPPDLAQNQKDRSFIGCTGAQIVEVVKKVCENAKTKGFSARDVQVLAPMYRGPAGINVLNEALQEVFNPKREKSKEIAYGDVVYRRGDKVLQLVNQPESQVFNGDIGEIVSVFYAKENVEQQDMIIVSFDGIEVTYTKPDLNQITHAYCCSIHKSQGSEFPIVIMPIVKSYNRMLRRNLIYTGITRSKKFLIICGEEAAFQSGINRLDDAMRQTTLASRLQESQGEVQMVTVNGEEMDVENISPYDFM